The following coding sequences lie in one Funiculus sociatus GB2-C1 genomic window:
- a CDS encoding pentapeptide repeat-containing protein yields MDAEELKRRYAAGERDFSGENLIGVNLEKANLEKANFSGAYLLAANLSRAFLTGADFSGAFLQRADLSFAKVNEAKLTEADLTKANLRGATLVKSLLVRAKLSGAILTAVNLRLSNLSGVNLCSADLRGINLRSANLIDANLSWANLSGARLSGALLRGTILNGVQLKSAFMNGVDLNGVDLDGVNLSETKLSGANLSGANLSAANLSSAQLRVTLLSRSNLHAANLTGASLNKADLCEANLSKADLTGANLSEADLTGAILNMASLQEADLSNAALRGAYLWGANLNVAELHGADLTGASLRGACLEATDWRKATLTGATLPDGTIHE; encoded by the coding sequence ATGGATGCTGAAGAACTGAAACGGCGTTATGCAGCAGGAGAAAGAGATTTTAGCGGAGAAAATCTCATCGGTGTAAACCTGGAAAAAGCAAACCTGGAAAAAGCAAACTTTTCCGGAGCGTATCTATTAGCTGCAAACCTTAGTAGAGCATTCCTGACAGGAGCAGACTTCAGTGGAGCCTTCCTGCAACGAGCCGATTTAAGTTTTGCCAAAGTGAACGAGGCAAAACTAACTGAAGCCGACCTGACAAAAGCTAACCTTAGAGGAGCCACCCTTGTTAAGTCGCTACTGGTAAGAGCAAAACTGAGCGGTGCCATCCTCACAGCAGTAAACTTACGTTTATCTAACTTATCTGGAGTTAATCTGTGTAGCGCAGATTTGCGCGGAATTAACTTGCGTTCCGCTAACCTGATCGATGCAAACTTGAGTTGGGCAAACTTGAGTGGAGCCAGATTGAGCGGTGCCTTGTTGCGAGGCACTATACTCAACGGAGTGCAACTGAAATCTGCGTTTATGAACGGAGTTGATCTCAATGGCGTAGACTTGGATGGTGTTAACCTCAGCGAAACCAAACTGAGTGGAGCCAACCTGAGTGGAGCCAACCTGAGTGCAGCAAATCTATCTTCCGCCCAGTTGCGCGTCACACTCCTGTCTCGCTCAAATTTGCACGCAGCCAATCTAACTGGCGCATCGCTCAATAAAGCCGACCTATGCGAAGCTAACTTGAGTAAGGCAGACTTAACTGGAGCCAACTTAAGCGAAGCAGACTTGACTGGAGCTATCTTGAATATGGCAAGTCTGCAAGAAGCCGATTTATCGAACGCTGCTTTGCGGGGAGCTTACCTGTGGGGAGCTAATCTTAATGTTGCAGAACTGCATGGCGCAGACTTAACAGGAGCCAGCCTGCGCGGAGCATGTCTCGAAGCCACAGACTGGCGTAAGGCAACTCTTACTGGCGCAACCCTGCCAGATGGAACCATTCACGAATAG
- a CDS encoding DUF3140 domain-containing protein, with protein MTKDTKTVIGEFEEAVNMTAKELESWLETEDSKAVGQKDGDEESTGHKSGKRIIELLQKNDYSEDDLAHMKKVISYVHRHSAQKPSGDVEHTRWRYSLMNWGYDPLK; from the coding sequence ATGACTAAAGATACAAAAACGGTAATTGGCGAGTTTGAAGAAGCAGTTAACATGACAGCAAAGGAACTGGAATCTTGGCTGGAGACGGAAGATTCCAAAGCTGTTGGACAAAAGGATGGCGATGAGGAATCAACTGGTCACAAGTCTGGTAAGCGTATCATTGAATTGTTGCAGAAGAATGACTACAGCGAGGATGACTTAGCGCACATGAAAAAAGTCATTAGTTACGTTCATCGCCACAGCGCTCAAAAACCATCAGGGGATGTGGAGCATACGCGCTGGCGCTACTCGCTGATGAATTGGGGATACGATCCATTAAAGTAG
- a CDS encoding DUF2945 domain-containing protein produces the protein MADEFKKGDKVKWKTSQGEITGEVKKKLTSPIEIKGHHVAASKDNPEYLVESDKTGKEAAHKPDALEKIEE, from the coding sequence TTGGCTGACGAATTTAAGAAAGGCGACAAGGTGAAGTGGAAGACTTCTCAAGGTGAAATCACAGGGGAAGTGAAAAAAAAGCTTACCTCACCTATAGAAATTAAAGGACATCACGTTGCAGCATCAAAAGATAACCCGGAATACTTGGTTGAGAGCGACAAAACTGGAAAAGAAGCTGCTCACAAACCTGATGCTTTAGAAAAGATAGAGGAGTAA
- a CDS encoding aspartyl protease: MILGKFGEIGELIFEIDLIAADGERLPIEVLLDTGFTTDWLALDNQDADSLGWPLRENNWTMQTARGEEYFDIYEGRVVIDEVEYIIPVLAGVGIAEPLLGLQWLKRLPLSVNFATGVLTLG, translated from the coding sequence ATGATTTTAGGAAAATTCGGCGAGATTGGAGAGCTAATTTTTGAAATTGATTTGATTGCCGCTGATGGAGAAAGATTACCAATTGAAGTGTTATTAGATACGGGTTTTACAACAGACTGGCTAGCACTTGATAATCAAGATGCTGACAGCTTGGGTTGGCCTTTAAGGGAAAATAATTGGACAATGCAGACAGCAAGAGGTGAGGAATATTTTGATATATATGAGGGAAGAGTTGTAATAGATGAAGTTGAGTACATTATCCCAGTTTTGGCAGGGGTAGGAATTGCTGAACCTCTACTAGGTTTACAGTGGTTAAAAAGGCTGCCACTATCGGTTAACTTTGCGACGGGAGTGTTGACGCTGGGGTAA
- a CDS encoding hydantoinase B/oxoprolinase family protein: MNTTFDNRWQFWIDRGGTFTDIVARRPDGQLVIHKLLSENPERYADAPVQGIRDILGIAADAPIPSQQIAVVKMGTTVATNALLERKGDRTLLIITKGFGDALRIGYQNRPDIFARDIVLPEMLYERTIEVEERYSAQGEELIPLVETYATSLQQAYDDGIRSCAIAFMHGYRYPEHEKQVAALAQKIGFTQVSVSHEVSPLMKLVSRGDTTVVDAYLSPILRRYVDRVASQLGGTGGNNISGLTSPQPSYEERGHSSFPSREGGEGLGLPNPNSSGFSPSLQFMQSNGGLADAKAFQGKDSILSGPAGGIVGAVQTSRMAGFNKIISFDMGGTSTDVAHYAGEYERTFETEVAGVRLRTPMMAIHTVAAGGGSILQFDGSRYRVGPESAGANPGPACYCKGGPLTVTDCNVMVGKLQSALFPKLFGPNGDLPLDAEVVRQKFTQLAVSIGDNRTPEAVAAGFLAIAVEKMASAIKKISLQRGYDVSEYTLCCFGGAGGQHACLIADALGMKQVFIHPYAGVLSAYGIGLADVRTIRERAVEAKLSEELGLSQVLTQLEAQGREETNRRGAEDAEEEKEEVFWRVHLRYEGSDSSLVVDFGDVGAMRGRFEEAHRQRYGFVVPEKTLIVQSVSVEVVSKSQVLEEAVISRTSEDAPVPLDTVQMYAADAWHSTPVYQREDLQPGDCISGPAIIMEATGTNVIEPGWRVELSDRNHLILQRSADINPKLKIQNLKSQDPVMLEILNNLFRAIAEQMGITLQNTSSSVNIKERLDFSCAIFNQHGQLVANAPHIPVHLGSMSESVTSLIAARGNALKPGDVFASNNPYNGGTHLPDVTVITPVFADATLPLFYVASRGHHADIGGITPGSMPPNSTSVEEEGILLDNFQLVAEEIFREKELIEALSQTSYPARNITQNIADLQAQIAANKRGVQELQKMVEHYSLETVQAYMGFVQDNAEESVRRVIEVLNDGNFTYPLDNGSTIQVAITINKYTRSAKIDFNGTSEQQNTNFNAPAAVCKAAVLYVFRTLVNDDIPLNAGCLKPLEIIIPEGCMLNPRYPAAVVAGNVETSQSITDALYGALGVLAASQGTMNNFTFGSDRYQYYETICGGSGAGADFNGTDAVQTHMTNSRLTDPEVLEWRFPVLLENFTIRPNSGGNGHHRGGNGVIRRLRFLESMTAGILSNHRLISPFGLHGGDAGEVGKNSVERSDGTLEKLGSTSVVEMQPGDVFVIETPGGGGYGIANNR, encoded by the coding sequence ATGAATACCACCTTTGATAACCGTTGGCAATTCTGGATCGATCGGGGTGGTACGTTTACTGATATTGTGGCGCGTCGTCCCGATGGGCAGTTGGTGATTCATAAGCTGCTGTCGGAGAATCCGGAACGCTACGCTGATGCGCCTGTGCAGGGAATTCGGGATATTTTGGGTATTGCTGCTGATGCACCGATTCCCTCCCAACAGATTGCGGTGGTGAAAATGGGAACGACAGTGGCGACGAATGCGCTGCTGGAACGCAAAGGCGATCGCACTCTCCTAATTATCACCAAAGGTTTCGGCGATGCCCTCCGCATTGGTTATCAAAACCGTCCCGATATTTTCGCCCGTGACATTGTACTCCCAGAGATGTTGTATGAGCGAACAATCGAGGTGGAGGAACGCTACAGCGCCCAAGGGGAAGAGTTAATTCCGCTGGTAGAGACGTATGCAACATCTTTACAACAAGCATACGATGACGGCATTCGTTCGTGCGCGATCGCATTCATGCACGGTTATCGCTACCCGGAACACGAGAAACAAGTTGCAGCATTGGCGCAAAAAATTGGGTTTACTCAAGTCTCGGTATCTCACGAAGTCAGCCCATTAATGAAGTTGGTGAGTCGCGGCGATACCACTGTTGTTGATGCTTATTTGTCACCCATTCTGCGGCGATATGTGGATCGAGTTGCAAGTCAGTTGGGTGGTACGGGCGGAAACAATATATCTGGGTTAACCTCTCCCCAACCCTCCTATGAGGAGAGAGGCCACTCCTCCTTTCCTAGTAGGGAAGGGGGAGAGGGGTTAGGTTTGCCCAATCCGAACAGTAGTGGATTTTCCCCGTCCTTACAATTCATGCAATCTAACGGCGGGCTTGCGGATGCTAAAGCTTTTCAAGGTAAAGATAGCATTCTCTCTGGCCCTGCTGGGGGAATTGTTGGGGCGGTGCAAACAAGCCGAATGGCGGGATTTAACAAAATTATCAGCTTTGACATGGGCGGTACTTCCACCGATGTCGCCCACTATGCAGGCGAATATGAACGCACCTTTGAGACGGAAGTTGCTGGTGTGCGTCTGCGAACGCCGATGATGGCAATTCATACAGTTGCTGCTGGTGGTGGTTCGATTCTGCAATTCGATGGATCGCGGTATCGGGTGGGGCCAGAGTCAGCTGGCGCAAATCCTGGCCCTGCATGTTATTGCAAAGGTGGCCCGTTAACGGTGACGGATTGCAATGTGATGGTGGGTAAGTTGCAATCTGCGTTGTTCCCGAAGTTGTTTGGGCCAAATGGGGATTTGCCACTGGATGCAGAAGTGGTGCGGCAAAAGTTTACTCAACTAGCGGTGTCCATTGGCGACAACCGGACACCGGAGGCGGTTGCGGCTGGATTTTTAGCGATCGCAGTCGAAAAGATGGCAAGTGCGATTAAAAAAATCTCTCTTCAACGTGGTTATGATGTGTCGGAATATACTTTGTGTTGTTTTGGTGGTGCTGGTGGGCAACACGCTTGTCTGATTGCTGATGCGTTGGGGATGAAGCAGGTATTTATTCATCCTTATGCTGGGGTTTTGTCTGCTTATGGTATCGGTTTGGCTGATGTGCGAACTATTCGGGAACGGGCGGTGGAGGCGAAACTGAGTGAGGAGTTGGGGCTGAGTCAGGTTTTAACTCAGTTAGAGGCGCAGGGGAGGGAGGAAACGAACCGCAGAGGCGCTGAGGACGCTGAGGAAGAGAAGGAGGAGGTTTTTTGGAGGGTGCATTTGCGGTATGAGGGAAGTGATTCGTCTCTGGTGGTGGATTTTGGGGATGTTGGGGCGATGCGGGGGCGGTTTGAGGAGGCGCACCGCCAGCGTTATGGTTTTGTTGTCCCGGAAAAGACGCTGATTGTTCAGTCGGTTTCGGTTGAGGTGGTGAGTAAGAGTCAAGTTCTGGAGGAGGCAGTTATTTCGCGTACTTCAGAGGATGCACCTGTGCCGCTTGATACTGTGCAAATGTATGCTGCTGATGCGTGGCACTCGACTCCGGTGTATCAGCGCGAAGATTTGCAACCGGGAGACTGTATTTCTGGCCCTGCGATCATTATGGAGGCAACGGGGACGAATGTGATTGAACCTGGTTGGCGAGTAGAATTAAGCGATCGCAACCATCTCATTTTGCAGCGTTCTGCCGATATCAATCCAAAATTGAAGATCCAAAATCTAAAATCGCAAGATCCAGTGATGCTGGAGATTTTGAATAATTTGTTTCGCGCGATCGCTGAACAAATGGGCATCACTCTGCAAAACACCAGTTCCTCAGTTAACATCAAGGAACGCTTAGATTTTTCTTGTGCTATTTTTAACCAACACGGGCAGCTAGTCGCCAATGCCCCACATATTCCCGTGCATCTGGGTTCGATGAGTGAAAGTGTTACAAGCCTGATTGCAGCGCGTGGCAACGCCCTCAAGCCCGGCGATGTGTTTGCATCCAACAACCCTTACAACGGCGGCACTCACCTGCCAGATGTAACAGTTATTACACCAGTTTTTGCTGATGCCACTCTTCCCCTCTTCTACGTCGCCTCGCGGGGACACCATGCAGACATCGGCGGTATCACTCCGGGTTCCATGCCTCCCAACAGTACAAGTGTAGAAGAAGAAGGCATTTTACTAGATAATTTCCAGCTAGTTGCTGAAGAAATATTTCGGGAAAAAGAACTAATTGAAGCGCTTTCGCAAACGTCTTATCCAGCAAGGAATATAACTCAAAATATTGCAGATTTGCAAGCACAAATTGCGGCAAATAAACGCGGCGTGCAGGAACTGCAAAAAATGGTAGAACACTACAGCTTAGAAACTGTACAAGCTTACATGGGCTTTGTGCAAGATAATGCTGAAGAATCAGTGCGTCGTGTTATTGAGGTTCTCAATGATGGGAATTTTACCTATCCTCTGGATAATGGTAGTACGATTCAAGTTGCAATTACCATCAACAAATATACTCGCAGCGCCAAGATTGATTTTAATGGCACTTCTGAACAGCAAAATACCAATTTTAATGCCCCAGCAGCAGTGTGCAAAGCAGCAGTTTTATACGTTTTCCGCACTTTGGTAAATGACGATATTCCTCTAAATGCCGGTTGTCTCAAACCTTTAGAAATTATCATTCCCGAAGGTTGTATGCTAAATCCGCGTTATCCTGCTGCTGTAGTTGCCGGAAATGTGGAAACGTCGCAATCTATAACCGATGCGCTGTACGGTGCGCTGGGCGTGCTGGCAGCTTCCCAAGGGACGATGAATAACTTCACCTTTGGAAGCGATCGCTATCAATATTATGAAACCATCTGCGGCGGTTCTGGTGCTGGCGCAGATTTCAATGGTACTGATGCTGTACAAACTCACATGACAAATTCCCGCCTCACTGATCCGGAAGTTTTAGAATGGCGCTTTCCCGTTCTCCTAGAAAATTTTACTATTCGTCCTAATAGTGGCGGTAATGGACATCATCGAGGTGGTAATGGCGTTATTCGTCGTCTGCGTTTTCTCGAATCAATGACAGCAGGAATTCTCTCAAACCATCGCCTTATTTCACCCTTTGGTTTGCACGGTGGTGACGCGGGAGAAGTAGGGAAAAATAGCGTTGAACGCAGTGATGGAACTTTAGAAAAATTAGGAAGTACCTCTGTTGTTGAAATGCAACCTGGGGACGTATTTGTAATAGAAACACCCGGAGGGGGAGGTTATGGAATTGCCAACAATAGGTAA
- the bicA gene encoding bicarbonate transporter BicA, producing MQLTNRIHFRNLRGDLFGGLTAAIVSLPLALAFGVASGAGPVAGLYGAVCVGFFAALFGGTPTLISEPTGPMTVIMTAIVASLTATNPENGMAMAFTVVMLAGLFQIIFGIFRLGKYITLMPYSVISGFMSGIGVILIILQIAPFLGQASPKGGVLGTISNLPQLLANINPAEAALGALTVAILFLTPSKLKRFVPPQLLALVIGTVVSLIVFQGTDIRRIGEIPMGLPSLIMPTFTPNQLTVMLVDGVMLGMLGCIDTLLTAVIADSLTRTQHNSDKELIGQGIGNLVSGLVGGLPGAGATMGTVVNIQTGASTAVSGLTRALLLLVVVLWAAPLTQPIPMAVLAGIALKVGIDILDWSFLKRSHQVSVKGSLIMYGVLFLTVFVDLIVAVGVGVFIANILTIERLSNLQAQDVKTITDADDAILLSEEEKQLFNQADGRVLLFYLSGPMIFGVAKAIAREHAAIQNSQALILDLSDVPLLGVTASLAIENAIKDACDKGLEVFIVGATEKIEQRLERFGILKLIPRNHLVRNRVDALRQAVALVNGQPAMARNTAQGDIGDIGYQPA from the coding sequence ATGCAACTCACGAACCGTATCCATTTCAGGAACCTGCGCGGCGACCTCTTCGGCGGACTCACAGCTGCGATTGTCTCCCTACCCCTGGCGCTAGCATTCGGCGTTGCCTCTGGTGCTGGGCCTGTCGCCGGACTATATGGCGCAGTCTGTGTTGGCTTTTTTGCCGCCCTCTTCGGAGGTACTCCAACCCTGATTTCTGAGCCAACTGGCCCCATGACCGTAATCATGACCGCCATCGTGGCGAGTCTTACAGCTACCAATCCAGAAAACGGCATGGCGATGGCGTTTACGGTGGTGATGCTTGCGGGGTTATTCCAAATTATCTTCGGTATCTTTCGGCTGGGGAAATACATCACGCTCATGCCCTACAGCGTGATTTCCGGCTTTATGTCTGGAATTGGTGTAATCCTAATTATCCTGCAAATTGCCCCATTCCTCGGACAGGCAAGCCCAAAAGGTGGTGTACTCGGTACAATCTCTAACTTGCCCCAGCTTTTAGCAAATATTAATCCTGCTGAGGCGGCTTTGGGAGCGCTGACAGTGGCGATTCTCTTCTTAACACCATCGAAACTGAAGCGTTTCGTTCCACCCCAACTGCTGGCACTGGTAATAGGCACAGTTGTTTCTCTGATCGTGTTCCAAGGCACTGACATCCGACGGATTGGTGAGATTCCAATGGGTCTGCCGAGCTTGATTATGCCAACCTTTACCCCGAATCAACTCACGGTGATGCTAGTTGATGGGGTAATGTTGGGGATGTTGGGATGTATTGATACATTGCTCACTGCTGTGATTGCAGACAGCTTAACTCGCACCCAGCACAACTCTGATAAAGAACTGATTGGTCAAGGTATTGGCAACTTGGTTTCGGGACTGGTTGGTGGATTGCCCGGTGCAGGGGCAACAATGGGTACAGTGGTCAATATCCAAACGGGTGCTAGCACGGCAGTTTCAGGTCTGACTCGTGCATTGCTGTTGCTGGTTGTTGTCCTCTGGGCAGCACCTCTGACGCAGCCGATTCCGATGGCAGTGCTGGCGGGGATTGCCCTCAAGGTGGGGATTGATATTCTGGACTGGAGTTTCCTGAAACGCTCACATCAGGTTTCCGTCAAGGGTTCACTGATCATGTACGGCGTGTTGTTTCTGACTGTGTTTGTTGACTTGATTGTGGCAGTTGGCGTTGGCGTGTTCATTGCCAATATCTTGACAATCGAACGTTTGTCGAATTTGCAAGCTCAAGATGTGAAGACAATTACCGATGCAGACGATGCGATTTTGCTCTCCGAAGAAGAGAAGCAACTGTTTAATCAAGCAGATGGGCGTGTGCTGCTATTTTACTTGAGCGGGCCGATGATCTTTGGTGTGGCGAAAGCGATCGCTCGCGAACACGCAGCTATACAAAACTCTCAAGCCCTGATTCTTGATCTGAGTGATGTTCCTCTGCTGGGTGTGACAGCTTCGCTGGCAATTGAGAATGCTATCAAAGATGCTTGTGATAAAGGTCTTGAGGTGTTCATTGTCGGTGCTACTGAAAAGATCGAGCAACGCCTGGAACGCTTTGGCATTCTGAAGCTCATCCCACGAAATCACCTGGTGCGGAATCGTGTTGACGCATTACGCCAAGCGGTTGCGTTAGTAAATGGACAACCAGCGATGGCGAGAAATACAGCTCAAGGGGACATTGGTGATATTGGATACCAGCCTGCATAA
- a CDS encoding ribonuclease D, producing the protein MPYITNPNDISSQIAAYTQAKTLWVDTEVADYKTKKPRLSLIQVLDESTDLSGDRVFILDILEYPDIADIFIEKIMLNPAIEKVFHNSSFDLKFLGKTKAKNVICTLEIAKTIPYYLLPVPNLQLKTLAENLCYFPNVDKTQSQSDWGQRPLTKSQLHYAKMDPVYLAHVHHRLLQLTQLINPNPANEDLTALGQRYREIEHDWKSLDTEINHLKDRIKAGMQAQNLSESDYFKLSSYEKTTKKVSFDELAKFAQERGINLDFPITLTQNLQKQLGLTDGLPIQEEKSITSRLNFKEKEQDETDDDIPF; encoded by the coding sequence ATGCCATATATCACCAACCCTAACGATATCAGTTCACAGATTGCAGCATATACTCAGGCGAAAACTCTCTGGGTTGATACAGAAGTTGCTGACTACAAAACCAAAAAACCGCGACTATCTTTGATTCAGGTATTAGATGAATCCACAGACTTGAGTGGCGATCGCGTCTTTATCTTAGATATCTTAGAATACCCGGATATTGCCGATATATTTATAGAAAAAATTATGTTAAATCCGGCGATTGAAAAGGTATTTCACAATTCCAGCTTTGACCTAAAATTCTTGGGTAAAACTAAAGCTAAAAATGTAATCTGCACTTTAGAGATAGCCAAAACAATTCCCTACTATCTGCTACCAGTGCCGAATCTGCAACTGAAAACCTTGGCAGAAAACCTATGTTATTTCCCAAATGTAGACAAAACCCAAAGCCAAAGCGATTGGGGACAGCGACCTTTGACAAAAAGCCAGCTACACTATGCAAAAATGGATCCAGTTTATCTGGCTCACGTACATCATCGGCTGTTGCAATTAACTCAGCTAATTAATCCAAATCCAGCTAACGAAGATTTAACAGCACTTGGTCAACGCTATCGAGAAATTGAGCATGACTGGAAATCGTTGGATACAGAAATCAACCATCTTAAAGACCGAATTAAAGCAGGAATGCAGGCACAGAATTTATCAGAAAGCGATTATTTTAAACTCTCCAGCTATGAGAAAACCACTAAAAAAGTTTCTTTTGACGAGTTGGCAAAATTTGCCCAAGAGCGAGGTATCAACTTAGATTTTCCGATAACGCTGACGCAAAATTTACAAAAACAATTAGGATTGACAGATGGCTTGCCCATACAAGAGGAGAAAAGCATTACCTCACGGCTGAATTTCAAAGAAAAAGAACAAGATGAGACGGATGATGATATTCCGTTTTAG
- a CDS encoding alpha-amylase family glycosyl hydrolase — MLPDLLNRKQTHFVLWRPGKIDPPATLYIGNFQKNSSDEFAFQELDLIQSKEFPEVWEIPAADCNLKNGQVYFYWFKVRDTDAYHGKNEIYYCTDPTAYTVDRRFIAPKGLSEEGSKDPASVILYQDGMLIPCDPEGQTASWQGDTTEKLQPNNRLVIYELPTRWTKINSDGEIPEGNGTFRDVLALVEKQAIAPSFLEVKELQQGHAHLVELGVNALELLPPQDSDDKTKWGYGTANYFAADFDLGRPDSHNAPTASIDLVDLIRVCHQYGVRFFLDVVMAFSRNNPYHNVNFLDLYIKFGSGDPEQGNRDGFGGDLFKYNYWVEGYHPITGKFSRYVPAREYMKAHIAHWIDYYRVDGLRLDSVNNVSNYDFLQEFKDYARSLWQERSGKGDKFTVIGEELSVPLDLVYQNRLDGLWNEKFKQIIRRVILGNSAFDEPSFEWSVRKLIDCRNLGFTDGSQAVNYLTSHDVGGFGNERIYSYLTNNGVVDTENRIKLAFVCLLTAVGIPMILAGDEFADQNDLSTSDDHKKQVDPVNYSRMDDDWRKRIFGYVSRLVKFRTTSDALAVNDTNFIHVDFNEGKRVIVWQRGKDENLVVVVANFSEYGTPDPNNPNAKYVVPNWPATPPGKQWKEITQDRIVPGEWAGKEPIFPWEAKVYALV, encoded by the coding sequence ATGCTTCCAGATTTATTGAACCGCAAACAGACTCACTTTGTATTGTGGCGACCAGGAAAAATTGACCCACCAGCAACGCTTTACATCGGCAATTTTCAAAAAAATAGTTCAGATGAATTTGCATTTCAAGAATTAGACCTCATTCAATCGAAAGAATTTCCCGAAGTATGGGAAATACCAGCCGCAGATTGCAATTTAAAAAACGGACAAGTGTACTTTTACTGGTTCAAAGTACGCGATACCGATGCCTATCATGGTAAAAATGAAATTTATTACTGCACCGATCCCACAGCTTATACAGTTGATCGACGTTTCATTGCTCCGAAGGGATTATCAGAAGAAGGTAGTAAAGACCCAGCCAGTGTAATACTTTATCAGGATGGAATGCTGATTCCGTGCGATCCGGAGGGGCAAACTGCGAGTTGGCAAGGAGATACTACAGAAAAGCTGCAACCGAATAATCGGCTAGTTATTTACGAGTTGCCTACGCGCTGGACTAAAATTAATTCGGATGGGGAAATTCCCGAAGGAAACGGCACTTTTCGCGATGTACTGGCGCTAGTAGAAAAACAAGCGATCGCGCCTAGTTTTCTTGAAGTTAAAGAACTTCAGCAAGGTCACGCTCATTTAGTTGAATTGGGTGTTAACGCTTTAGAACTTTTACCACCGCAAGATAGCGATGATAAAACAAAGTGGGGCTACGGTACAGCTAACTATTTCGCCGCAGATTTTGATTTAGGTCGCCCGGATAGCCACAATGCACCCACCGCTTCTATTGATTTAGTGGATTTAATCAGAGTTTGTCATCAGTATGGAGTGCGGTTTTTCCTTGATGTGGTGATGGCTTTTTCGCGCAACAATCCTTACCACAACGTCAATTTTCTGGATTTATACATCAAGTTTGGTAGCGGCGATCCAGAACAAGGAAATCGGGATGGATTTGGCGGAGATTTATTTAAGTACAATTATTGGGTGGAAGGTTATCACCCAATTACAGGCAAATTTTCCCGATATGTTCCGGCGCGTGAATACATGAAAGCCCACATTGCCCACTGGATAGATTATTATCGCGTGGATGGTTTACGGCTGGATAGTGTTAATAATGTTAGCAATTATGACTTTTTACAAGAATTCAAAGACTATGCGCGATCGCTTTGGCAAGAACGAAGCGGAAAGGGCGATAAATTTACTGTAATTGGTGAAGAACTAAGCGTACCTCTGGATTTAGTTTATCAAAATCGTCTCGATGGGCTGTGGAACGAAAAATTTAAGCAGATTATCCGCCGGGTAATTTTAGGAAATAGTGCTTTTGATGAACCCAGCTTTGAATGGAGTGTCCGGAAACTCATTGATTGTAGAAACTTAGGTTTTACGGATGGTTCGCAAGCTGTTAACTATCTAACTTCTCATGACGTGGGAGGTTTTGGAAACGAGCGAATTTACAGCTACTTGACTAATAATGGAGTTGTTGACACAGAAAATCGTATTAAATTAGCCTTTGTTTGTCTTCTCACTGCTGTAGGAATTCCGATGATTTTAGCAGGAGATGAATTTGCCGATCAAAATGACTTGTCTACTTCAGATGACCATAAAAAACAAGTTGATCCAGTTAACTACAGCCGCATGGATGATGATTGGCGAAAGCGTATTTTCGGCTACGTTTCCAGATTAGTAAAGTTCCGCACTACTTCTGACGCATTAGCAGTAAACGACACGAACTTTATCCATGTTGATTTCAATGAAGGTAAGCGGGTTATTGTTTGGCAGCGAGGTAAAGACGAAAACTTAGTGGTCGTCGTGGCGAATTTTTCCGAATATGGCACGCCCGATCCTAATAATCCTAACGCTAAGTATGTTGTACCCAATTGGCCGGCAACGCCCCCTGGCAAGCAGTGGAAAGAAATAACACAAGATCGCATCGTTCCCGGAGAATGGGCTGGGAAAGAGCCAATTTTTCCGTGGGAAGCTAAAGTGTACGCGCTAGTTTAA